The Gammaproteobacteria bacterium genome contains a region encoding:
- a CDS encoding SDR family oxidoreductase, translating to MTLRWLGLQCAQGGLRMKRLRRMTVRAGSAAPLPVMVLGLLFSLPAAAAAEQEAQAADGVPPTVVITGSNRGIGLAFAEWYAEQGWNVVATCRSPDRADDLNALAAEYANLSVEQLDVTREDHISALADRHAGQPIDLLINNAAVLGPLPEQSLGGLDYDRFEQTMAVNVYAPLRLSEALADNVAAAGGKIVAITSGVASLTLMGRMRGLYFYRMSKSALNMGWRALRTDLQPRGVAVLLISPGMVDTRLLRESGYTGEALTTEESAAGMAEIIADATLEDPGLPINVDGRVLPW from the coding sequence ATGACCCTACGCTGGCTTGGCTTACAATGCGCTCAGGGAGGATTGCGCATGAAACGACTTCGCAGAATGACGGTGCGGGCAGGATCCGCCGCGCCGTTGCCGGTCATGGTTCTGGGGCTGCTGTTCAGCCTGCCTGCCGCTGCCGCCGCCGAACAGGAGGCGCAGGCCGCGGACGGCGTTCCGCCGACCGTCGTTATTACCGGCTCGAATCGCGGAATCGGACTGGCGTTCGCGGAATGGTATGCGGAGCAGGGCTGGAACGTTGTCGCCACCTGCCGGAGTCCGGACCGGGCCGACGACCTGAACGCCCTGGCCGCCGAATACGCCAACCTGAGCGTCGAGCAGCTGGATGTGACCCGGGAGGACCATATAAGCGCCCTCGCCGATCGCCATGCGGGCCAGCCCATCGACCTGCTGATCAACAATGCGGCAGTTCTTGGTCCCCTGCCCGAACAAAGCCTGGGCGGACTGGACTACGACCGGTTCGAGCAGACCATGGCCGTGAACGTCTACGCTCCGCTACGCCTGTCGGAGGCGCTCGCGGACAATGTCGCCGCCGCCGGAGGGAAAATCGTCGCGATTACCAGCGGCGTCGCTTCGCTGACGCTGATGGGCCGTATGCGGGGCTTGTATTTTTATCGCATGAGCAAGTCGGCGCTGAACATGGGCTGGCGGGCCTTGCGCACCGACCTGCAGCCGCGTGGCGTTGCCGTGCTGCTGATTTCGCCCGGCATGGTCGATACCCGGCTGCTGAGGGAATCCGGCTACACCGGAGAGGCGCTCACGACGGAAGAAAGCGCGGCCGGGATGGCGGAAATCATCGCCGACGCTACACTTGAAGATCCCGGACTGCCGATCAATGTCGACGGTCGGGTTCTACCCTGGTAG
- a CDS encoding MFS transporter, whose product MNNAPQRPSPLVAWYAVGVLMIAFIFSFLDRLILSLLVPPIMRDLQIDNFAIGLLGGLYFAVFYALMGLPIGRLADRSSRRLIVAAGIFLWSLMTAACGLARNFWHLALARVGVGVGEATLSPCAYSLISDFFPKDRIGTALGVFQCAAFIGAGVAFLVGAQVIELVAAIPFERLPAGLADLLAQFKPWQLAFIIVGLPGVLVALLALTMREPPRQGLMEGVEQKIPWPVVIEFFSKRWRMFLAHFFGFAILSAPIANLLLWGPTHLIRNLGYTASEAGQYLGWILLLCSPAAVFAGGWFTDFLRRRGRVDAPLWVGIIAAAALTPLCLVTTQLDSPFWTMVLFCPYAFFGCFAVASGPAALQLVTPNQLRATVSAVWMLALNILSAIAGPTLVGLVIDSVFGYNEAVGSSIALVGAIASPLAGLFLFFGLKHFRAAARAA is encoded by the coding sequence ATGAACAACGCGCCGCAAAGGCCGAGCCCGCTGGTGGCCTGGTACGCCGTCGGCGTGCTGATGATCGCCTTCATCTTTTCGTTCCTGGACCGGCTGATCCTCTCGCTTCTGGTTCCGCCCATCATGCGGGACCTGCAAATCGACAACTTCGCCATCGGCCTGCTGGGAGGACTTTATTTCGCGGTCTTTTACGCGCTGATGGGCCTGCCGATCGGGCGGCTGGCGGACCGCAGCAGCCGGCGGCTGATCGTGGCCGCGGGAATATTCCTCTGGAGCCTGATGACGGCCGCCTGCGGACTGGCGCGCAACTTCTGGCACCTGGCGCTGGCGCGGGTTGGCGTGGGCGTCGGAGAAGCCACGCTGTCGCCCTGCGCCTACTCGCTCATCAGCGACTTCTTTCCGAAGGACCGGATCGGCACGGCGCTGGGCGTGTTCCAGTGCGCCGCCTTCATCGGTGCGGGCGTCGCGTTCCTGGTGGGCGCACAGGTCATCGAGCTGGTCGCGGCGATCCCTTTCGAGCGCCTCCCCGCGGGGCTCGCCGACCTGTTGGCGCAGTTCAAGCCCTGGCAGCTTGCGTTCATCATCGTGGGCCTGCCCGGCGTGCTGGTGGCGCTGCTCGCGCTCACGATGCGCGAGCCCCCGCGCCAGGGCCTGATGGAGGGCGTGGAACAGAAAATCCCCTGGCCGGTCGTGATCGAGTTCTTCTCGAAGCGGTGGCGTATGTTCCTGGCGCACTTTTTCGGCTTCGCCATCCTGTCCGCGCCGATCGCCAACCTGCTGCTGTGGGGACCGACGCACCTGATCCGCAACCTCGGGTACACCGCATCCGAGGCCGGCCAGTACCTGGGATGGATTCTCCTGCTCTGCTCGCCGGCGGCGGTGTTTGCCGGCGGCTGGTTCACCGATTTCCTGAGAAGGCGCGGGCGCGTCGACGCCCCGCTGTGGGTGGGCATCATCGCGGCGGCGGCGCTGACTCCGCTGTGCCTTGTCACGACGCAGCTCGACAGCCCGTTCTGGACGATGGTGCTGTTCTGTCCCTACGCGTTCTTCGGATGCTTCGCGGTGGCCAGCGGACCGGCGGCGCTGCAACTGGTGACGCCCAACCAGCTGCGCGCCACGGTCTCGGCGGTCTGGATGCTGGCGCTGAATATCCTGTCGGCAATCGCCGGTCCCACTCTGGTGGGCCTCGTTATCGACAGCGTATTCGGCTACAACGAGGCCGTGGGCAGCTCGATCGCGCTGGTCGGCGCAATCGCTTCGCCCTTAGCCGGCCTCTTCCTGTTTTTCGGCCTCAAGCACTTCCGCGCCGCCGCCCGCGCCGCATAA
- a CDS encoding molybdopterin molybdotransferase MoeA, whose translation MKLIPYREASAAVAAACTPWRDEPVPARQALGAVASRPAIGAIASPAFSNAAMDGFAICADDTVGAAGDSPVELPVAGELKVGAYAQAGKPGSGCAFRVATGALTPPPLDTVVPLEQAMVVERRGATVLRFSGPVEKGRNLRIEGEEYPAGAAFDFTGERLHAGHVALLSAAGIGELHVRRPPPLGLLTTGDEVRPPGAALAPGEIANVNASWLAAWCAERGISVTTARHVADDPEKLAREFQQARESGARVLVSSGSASAGRHDVLRGALRELGARIVFHGVAMRPGKPALLALLDDGTPVFGLPGNPLATAAGMRFLVWPGIRAILAMDAEQPLRMPLAHPCDLREGHTHFLLARRESETGALKLVHPQRPGQAGALAAADCWLRLDGGRSVAGALVDSYSL comes from the coding sequence ATGAAATTGATTCCCTATCGCGAGGCATCCGCCGCCGTGGCCGCGGCCTGTACGCCGTGGCGGGACGAACCGGTTCCCGCCCGCCAGGCCCTTGGCGCGGTGGCGTCCCGGCCCGCCATCGGCGCTATCGCCTCGCCGGCGTTCAGCAACGCCGCCATGGACGGCTTCGCCATATGCGCCGACGACACGGTTGGCGCCGCGGGGGATTCCCCGGTGGAGCTTCCCGTTGCCGGCGAGCTGAAGGTCGGTGCGTACGCACAGGCCGGTAAACCCGGCTCCGGGTGCGCCTTTCGGGTCGCCACGGGCGCTCTGACGCCGCCCCCGCTGGACACGGTCGTGCCATTGGAGCAGGCGATGGTGGTCGAGCGGCGCGGCGCGACTGTTTTGCGTTTTTCCGGGCCTGTCGAGAAGGGACGCAACCTGCGCATTGAAGGCGAGGAGTATCCGGCCGGCGCCGCTTTCGATTTCACCGGCGAGCGCCTTCACGCCGGGCATGTCGCGCTCTTGTCCGCCGCCGGAATCGGCGAATTGCACGTGCGCAGGCCGCCTCCGCTGGGCCTGCTGACGACGGGCGACGAAGTGCGCCCTCCCGGCGCCGCGCTTGCTCCCGGCGAGATAGCCAACGTCAATGCGTCGTGGCTTGCCGCCTGGTGCGCGGAACGGGGAATATCCGTGACGACAGCGCGTCATGTTGCGGATGATCCCGAAAAACTGGCGCGGGAATTTCAACAGGCGCGGGAGTCCGGCGCCCGGGTCCTGGTCTCGAGTGGGTCCGCTTCGGCGGGGAGGCACGATGTCCTGCGGGGAGCGCTGCGGGAACTGGGAGCCCGGATCGTTTTTCACGGCGTCGCCATGCGGCCCGGCAAGCCGGCCCTGTTGGCGCTGCTGGACGACGGGACCCCGGTATTCGGTCTTCCCGGCAATCCGCTGGCCACCGCCGCGGGCATGCGTTTCCTGGTCTGGCCCGGCATTCGCGCAATCCTGGCGATGGATGCCGAACAACCCCTGCGCATGCCGCTCGCGCATCCCTGCGACCTGCGCGAAGGCCACACACACTTCCTGCTGGCCCGCCGCGAAAGCGAAACGGGAGCGCTGAAGCTGGTGCACCCCCAACGCCCCGGCCAGGCCGGCGCTCTCGCGGCCGCCGATTGCTGGCTCCGCCTCGACGGCGGCCGTTCGGTCGCAGGCGCGCTGGTCGACAGCTACTCCCTCTAA
- a CDS encoding efflux RND transporter permease subunit produces MKDRIIDLSLERRRSTLLAMIGIVIFGIVARVSIPVESEPRIEIPFYVITVVHEGISPEDARRLLILPLEIELKAVEGVREITGTGAENMAMVGVEFQTGIDLDVALSDVREAVNRAKPEFPSTTEEPIVEETATTDYPVLQINLVGRNTPEETLYAAARRLRDRIEMVGQVQLAALQGHREEFMEILIRPEQLATYQMSVEELYGALTRNNRLIAAGAMDSAQGSVSVKVPSVIESTDDLLDIPVRIEGDTVVTLSDVASVRRTFKDRASYSHANGERSISVFVYRRSGANSIETATAVREVADGFRDRLPVGVNMFYSQDTSQFAAKQIVELQGNIVTALVLVMLVIFPAMGLRSSLLVAGAIPVSFLFALIFLWLFGHSFNFMVMFGMLLGLGMLIDGAIVVTEDAERRITEGETELEAYGAAAKRMFLPVLASTATTLAAFVPLMFWPGVAGAFMGYLPITLLWVLIGALLYALIFAPVLGTTFRRRSRGIAAPQAGADSMWELDWARLGRFASGYGRLLSLAVRRPLATVTIVIALVLGIFTVHGSRDLGVLFFNENDPTYAQVFVRARGNLDVEEAYRLVAEVEAAVLEVPGIKNLNMFTTTGAGQAQGQRMQYQGGSSADRIGAMFVEMVESSQRDTTGMEVLEEVRRRTQRFGGVIIEVRPFESQITAGKPIALQFSSNERERLVPVVERVREYIVNEVEGLRDIEDTLPVPGIEWQLEVDRAVAGLYGADVSTVGLATQLVTNGAKLGEYRPDDADDALDIRIRYPTEDRGVNELDDLRIVTRNGPVPLSNFVTRRATPRLDTIQRADQEDIHMIRAGVAPGVLPDAKIREIQSWLDSQTFDSEVDVRFRGTTEEQEESIDFLSKAFSFALLLMFALLVTQFNNIYQSFLIMLAIVLSTAGVFLGLVITNQPFSAILSGVGVVSLAGIVVNNNIVLIDTYNVGRREFPDRDIAELIVLTGLQRLRPVLLTTVTTVIGLLPLASHQSVDFINRKWVSGGELSGYWVPLAQAVVSGLTFATILTLILTPALLVLPSRLKGMFSGVLTGLRNRAPKPVRLRGGDSYANRSPGV; encoded by the coding sequence ATGAAAGACCGGATCATCGATTTATCGCTTGAACGTCGGCGGTCCACGCTGCTGGCGATGATCGGCATCGTGATTTTCGGGATCGTCGCGCGCGTTTCGATCCCGGTGGAGAGCGAACCCCGCATCGAAATCCCGTTCTACGTGATCACGGTCGTTCACGAGGGCATCTCTCCGGAAGATGCCAGGCGGCTGCTGATCCTGCCGCTGGAAATCGAACTCAAGGCCGTGGAAGGCGTCCGGGAAATCACCGGCACGGGCGCCGAGAACATGGCCATGGTGGGGGTGGAGTTCCAGACGGGAATCGACCTCGACGTAGCGCTGAGCGACGTGCGCGAGGCCGTGAACCGGGCCAAGCCCGAGTTCCCGTCCACGACGGAGGAGCCGATTGTCGAGGAAACCGCGACCACCGACTACCCCGTGCTGCAGATCAACCTGGTAGGCCGGAACACCCCGGAGGAAACGCTCTACGCCGCAGCGCGCCGCCTTCGCGACCGGATCGAAATGGTAGGCCAGGTGCAGCTGGCGGCACTGCAGGGACACCGCGAGGAGTTCATGGAAATCCTCATCCGGCCGGAGCAGCTCGCGACGTACCAGATGTCCGTGGAGGAGCTGTACGGGGCGCTCACGCGCAACAACCGGCTGATTGCGGCGGGCGCGATGGATTCCGCCCAGGGGAGCGTCTCGGTAAAGGTGCCCAGCGTCATCGAATCCACCGACGACCTGCTCGACATTCCGGTGCGCATCGAAGGCGACACGGTCGTGACCCTGAGTGACGTGGCTTCGGTGAGGCGCACGTTCAAGGACCGGGCCAGCTACTCCCATGCCAACGGCGAGCGTTCCATATCTGTGTTCGTCTACCGGCGCTCCGGCGCAAACAGCATCGAAACGGCCACCGCGGTCCGTGAAGTGGCGGACGGTTTCCGCGATCGACTGCCCGTGGGCGTCAACATGTTCTATTCCCAGGACACGTCGCAGTTCGCCGCCAAGCAGATCGTCGAGCTGCAGGGGAACATCGTGACCGCGCTGGTGCTGGTCATGCTCGTGATATTCCCGGCCATGGGCCTGAGGAGCAGCCTGCTGGTGGCCGGCGCCATCCCGGTCTCCTTCCTTTTCGCGCTGATCTTCCTGTGGCTGTTCGGCCACTCGTTCAACTTCATGGTCATGTTCGGCATGCTGCTGGGGCTGGGCATGCTGATCGACGGCGCCATCGTGGTCACCGAGGATGCCGAACGGCGAATCACGGAAGGCGAAACCGAACTCGAGGCATACGGGGCGGCCGCCAAGCGAATGTTCCTGCCCGTGCTGGCCTCCACCGCGACCACTCTGGCGGCCTTCGTGCCGCTGATGTTCTGGCCCGGCGTGGCCGGCGCCTTCATGGGGTACCTTCCCATTACCCTGCTCTGGGTGCTGATCGGAGCGCTGCTCTATGCGTTGATATTCGCTCCGGTCCTAGGCACGACGTTCCGGCGCCGCAGCCGCGGGATTGCCGCGCCGCAGGCGGGCGCGGACAGCATGTGGGAACTGGACTGGGCGCGGCTGGGGCGTTTCGCGAGCGGTTACGGCCGCCTGCTGTCGCTGGCCGTGCGCCGTCCCCTGGCCACCGTCACCATCGTGATCGCGCTGGTCCTGGGCATATTCACGGTGCATGGCTCGCGCGATCTGGGCGTGCTTTTCTTCAACGAGAACGACCCCACCTACGCCCAGGTGTTCGTGCGCGCACGGGGCAACCTGGACGTGGAGGAAGCCTACCGGCTGGTTGCCGAGGTGGAGGCAGCGGTCCTGGAGGTCCCGGGCATCAAGAACCTGAACATGTTCACCACGACCGGCGCGGGCCAGGCCCAGGGGCAGCGGATGCAGTACCAGGGCGGTTCGAGCGCAGACCGCATCGGCGCCATGTTCGTCGAGATGGTCGAGAGCAGCCAGCGCGACACGACCGGCATGGAAGTCCTGGAGGAAGTCCGCCGGCGCACGCAGAGGTTCGGCGGCGTGATCATCGAGGTGCGGCCGTTCGAGAGCCAGATCACCGCCGGCAAACCGATCGCGCTGCAGTTCTCTTCCAACGAGCGTGAGCGTCTTGTTCCCGTGGTCGAAAGGGTGCGCGAGTACATCGTCAACGAGGTCGAGGGACTGAGGGACATCGAGGACACGCTTCCCGTGCCCGGCATCGAATGGCAGCTGGAAGTGGACAGGGCCGTGGCGGGCCTCTACGGCGCCGATGTCTCGACCGTGGGGCTGGCCACGCAACTGGTGACGAACGGCGCCAAGCTGGGCGAGTACCGTCCCGACGACGCGGACGACGCGCTGGACATCAGGATCCGCTACCCGACCGAAGACCGCGGCGTCAACGAACTCGACGACCTGAGGATCGTCACCCGCAACGGGCCGGTCCCATTGTCGAATTTCGTCACGCGGCGCGCGACGCCCCGGCTGGACACTATCCAGCGGGCCGACCAGGAAGACATCCACATGATCCGGGCCGGCGTGGCGCCCGGCGTGCTGCCCGACGCCAAGATCCGCGAGATTCAATCCTGGCTGGACAGCCAGACCTTCGATTCGGAGGTGGACGTCCGCTTCCGCGGCACGACCGAGGAGCAGGAGGAGTCGATCGACTTTCTTTCCAAGGCCTTTTCCTTTGCATTGCTGCTCATGTTCGCGTTGCTGGTCACGCAGTTCAACAACATTTACCAGAGCTTCCTGATCATGCTGGCGATCGTGCTGTCCACGGCCGGGGTGTTTCTGGGGCTTGTCATCACCAACCAGCCGTTCAGCGCGATATTGAGCGGGGTGGGCGTGGTGTCGCTGGCGGGCATTGTCGTGAACAACAACATTGTGCTGATCGACACCTACAACGTGGGGCGCAGGGAATTCCCCGACCGGGACATCGCCGAACTCATCGTGCTGACCGGATTGCAGCGGTTGCGGCCGGTGCTGCTGACCACCGTCACCACCGTGATCGGACTGCTGCCCCTGGCCAGCCACCAATCGGTGGATTTCATCAACCGCAAGTGGGTATCGGGAGGCGAGCTTTCGGGTTACTGGGTGCCTCTAGCCCAGGCCGTGGTGTCCGGACTGACCTTCGCCACGATCCTGACGCTGATCCTGACGCCGGCGCTGCTGGTGCTGCCGAGCCGGCTCAAGGGGATGTTCTCGGGTGTTCTGACCGGACTGCGCAACAGGGCGCCGAAGCCGGTGCGGCTTCGCGGCGGGGACAGTTACGCGAACCGCTCTCCCGGCGTATGA
- a CDS encoding cytochrome P450: MTRVLWATDSTAGVVVRLAEELALVLLNEDSGYFEPVGAWNLSCVIAGSVLADLSLEFRIDTDTETLTLLDAKETGDPLLDPVLEEIASAPPPVHNAQYWIEKTAQRSDDAMDIILDRLVEKNILDHDSGGFWSLSRQVSRTGTYSADDGSTKLQVKTRVLRAILDEEIPDPRDVILISLIAACDALPLLLTEEEYEESRERIDLLCRMDLVGRAIGAAVRESQGRPVQQPVGRTRPIPVANLLKLIPNRNLRRGNLSRILTDLYREYGPVFRIKKPFSEKGVVVLAGPDTNAWINRNGRTYFRTRDHMADFEQLYGASRTLPGMDGTEHYRMRKSLRAGYSRATLEARLDEVYKFCRASLEKWVPGKPMPGAAACQELMSVQVSQLMVGVDASDHIDDLLSYEHRSLVTHVQKALPKFMMQTPGMARKRKRIFEMLNRVLNAHTPAQRKGKPKDLVDHILSLHASDPQYFPETDLSFMLVAGFIASIYLGSGLSFAVYGMASHPEIYRRVQKEAEALFANGDPGKDDFTRSTIDVAHRVFLESQRLYPVIPMQLRTTMNHCVVQGYNIPKDTRVVFAHTAAHHLEETFPDPTRFDIDRYAPPRDEHKRAGAYVPFGLGTHHCLGSKWVELQMTINLLLIAYYFDISVVPSDYEMRFNPFPTSAPNSKFRFTIDKRRHDF, encoded by the coding sequence TTGACCCGTGTCTTATGGGCAACTGATTCGACTGCGGGGGTAGTTGTGAGATTAGCCGAAGAGTTGGCGCTGGTTCTTCTGAACGAAGACAGCGGCTATTTTGAACCCGTCGGCGCCTGGAACCTGTCCTGCGTGATCGCGGGCTCGGTGCTCGCGGACCTGTCGCTCGAATTCCGTATCGACACCGATACGGAGACGCTGACGCTTCTGGATGCGAAGGAAACAGGCGACCCCTTGCTGGATCCGGTGCTGGAAGAAATCGCCTCGGCGCCCCCTCCGGTGCACAACGCCCAGTACTGGATCGAGAAGACCGCGCAACGATCGGACGACGCGATGGACATCATTCTCGACCGGCTGGTCGAGAAGAACATTCTGGATCACGACTCGGGCGGGTTCTGGTCGCTCAGCCGCCAGGTATCGCGCACCGGAACGTACTCCGCGGACGACGGATCGACGAAGCTGCAGGTCAAGACGCGAGTTCTTCGCGCAATCCTGGACGAAGAGATTCCCGATCCCCGGGATGTGATCCTCATCAGCCTGATTGCCGCATGCGACGCCCTGCCGCTGCTGCTCACCGAAGAAGAGTACGAGGAATCCCGCGAGCGCATCGATCTGCTCTGCAGGATGGACCTGGTGGGACGCGCCATCGGCGCGGCTGTCAGGGAGAGTCAGGGACGCCCGGTACAGCAGCCCGTAGGGCGCACACGGCCGATTCCGGTCGCCAACCTGCTGAAGCTGATTCCGAATCGAAACCTGAGGCGGGGCAATCTTTCAAGGATCCTGACGGATCTGTACAGGGAATACGGTCCGGTCTTCAGGATCAAGAAGCCCTTCTCGGAAAAGGGCGTTGTCGTGCTTGCCGGACCGGACACCAACGCATGGATCAACCGCAACGGCCGGACCTATTTCCGCACGCGAGACCACATGGCCGACTTCGAGCAACTGTACGGTGCGTCGCGGACCTTGCCCGGCATGGACGGCACAGAGCATTACCGCATGAGGAAGTCCCTGCGAGCCGGTTATTCCCGCGCGACGCTGGAGGCCAGGCTGGACGAAGTATATAAATTCTGCCGTGCGTCACTGGAGAAATGGGTCCCGGGCAAACCGATGCCAGGCGCCGCCGCATGCCAGGAGTTGATGAGCGTTCAGGTGTCGCAGCTCATGGTGGGCGTGGACGCGTCGGACCATATCGACGATCTCCTCAGCTACGAACACCGCTCGCTGGTCACGCATGTGCAGAAAGCCTTGCCGAAATTCATGATGCAGACGCCAGGCATGGCCAGGAAGAGGAAGCGCATTTTCGAGATGCTCAACCGGGTATTGAATGCGCACACGCCGGCGCAGCGCAAAGGCAAACCCAAGGACCTGGTCGATCATATTCTGAGCCTGCACGCCAGCGATCCGCAGTATTTCCCGGAGACCGATCTGAGCTTCATGCTGGTCGCGGGTTTCATCGCCAGCATTTACCTCGGCAGCGGGCTGAGCTTTGCCGTGTACGGCATGGCCAGCCATCCCGAAATCTACCGCCGGGTTCAGAAGGAAGCCGAGGCGCTGTTCGCCAACGGCGACCCGGGCAAGGACGATTTCACGAGATCCACAATCGACGTCGCCCACCGGGTGTTCCTGGAGTCCCAGCGACTGTACCCGGTCATTCCGATGCAGCTTCGCACCACGATGAATCACTGCGTGGTGCAGGGCTACAACATACCGAAGGACACGCGCGTGGTGTTCGCGCACACCGCCGCGCACCACCTGGAAGAGACTTTTCCCGATCCCACCAGATTCGATATCGACCGGTACGCGCCGCCCCGGGATGAGCACAAGCGCGCGGGAGCCTACGTGCCGTTCGGGCTGGGGACGCATCATTGCCTGGGGTCGAAATGGGTGGAACTGCAAATGACGATCAACCTGCTCCTCATCGCCTACTATTTCGACATCAGCGTCGTTCCGTCGGACTACGAGATGAGATTCAATCCGTTTCCCACCAGCGCCCCGAACAGCAAGTTTCGATTTACCATTGACAAGAGGCGTCACGACTTCTGA
- a CDS encoding efflux RND transporter periplasmic adaptor subunit, translating into MKIRESLRKPLWAGLVLAVCAVWLLSGILGGDDDDGQASVASRAEARDEIVVRVRTSRASEQSRTLTLRGRTRTRHAVTVRAETSGRVDDRPIDIGAQVSAGDVLCQVEVNDRELRVREAGDAVELATLEYEGMKTLRERGLQQEIAVARAKAQLSSARRQLLASELELDNTAVVAPFAGFVEETHAEVGDYLQMGSPCATILDLDPIYVEAAVTEQQYPQLDLGAEVRITMATGNTARGSLTFIGKQSADQSRTYPIEVTVPNPDFSISSGLSAEVEVSLHAQPAHKVGMSYVVLDANGEMGVRAVDDDQRVLFYPIDVVREDPDGLWVSGLPAEVTLITVGQEFVSPGQQVRVQRDTAT; encoded by the coding sequence ATGAAAATCAGGGAATCCCTGCGCAAACCATTGTGGGCCGGGCTGGTCCTTGCAGTTTGCGCCGTATGGCTGCTGTCCGGAATCCTGGGAGGCGACGACGACGATGGGCAGGCGTCGGTCGCTTCGCGCGCGGAAGCGCGGGACGAAATCGTCGTGCGGGTACGAACCAGCCGTGCGTCGGAGCAATCCAGGACGCTCACGTTGCGCGGCCGCACGCGAACCCGGCACGCGGTGACGGTGCGCGCCGAAACGTCCGGCCGCGTGGACGACCGGCCGATCGATATCGGCGCGCAGGTGTCGGCAGGCGATGTGCTTTGCCAGGTGGAGGTCAATGATCGCGAACTGCGCGTTCGCGAGGCCGGCGACGCGGTCGAGCTGGCGACGCTGGAGTACGAAGGCATGAAGACCCTGCGCGAACGGGGCCTTCAGCAGGAGATCGCGGTGGCCCGTGCCAAGGCCCAGTTGAGTTCCGCGCGCCGCCAGCTCCTGGCCAGCGAACTGGAACTTGACAATACCGCCGTGGTTGCTCCGTTCGCCGGGTTCGTGGAAGAAACTCATGCGGAGGTGGGCGACTACCTGCAGATGGGCAGCCCCTGCGCCACCATTCTCGATCTCGATCCGATCTACGTGGAGGCCGCCGTCACGGAACAGCAGTATCCGCAACTGGACCTGGGCGCCGAGGTGCGGATCACGATGGCCACCGGCAATACGGCCCGCGGATCGCTTACCTTTATCGGCAAGCAGTCGGCGGACCAGTCACGCACCTATCCCATCGAAGTGACGGTCCCAAACCCGGACTTTTCGATTTCCTCGGGGTTGAGCGCGGAGGTCGAAGTCTCGCTGCATGCCCAGCCGGCGCACAAGGTGGGAATGTCCTACGTGGTTCTGGACGCCAACGGAGAAATGGGCGTGCGGGCGGTTGACGACGATCAGCGGGTTCTCTTCTACCCGATCGACGTGGTCCGGGAAGACCCGGACGGGCTGTGGGTCTCCGGATTGCCGGCCGAAGTCACGTTGATCACGGTGGGCCAGGAATTCGTCAGTCCCGGCCAGCAGGTCAGAGTCCAGCGCGACACCGCAACATAG
- a CDS encoding methyltransferase domain-containing protein, protein MLAKLSTSLKSAYRGWSVANRVESFEGWLDRREEGGSNDRKYDHAETVNDYYSLCSEFMQFGWNESLHFAPLRPGESLDDSILRHQRLMIGKLRLTEGMTVIDVGCGVGGPMRRVARESGARVVCLNNNEQQLEKAKRRNVEAGLDHMADYAHCSFMDMSRFEPDSFDAGYAIESTCHAPDKKGAFAEIFRVLKPGAFFWGQEMCMTKEFDSNSSRHRAIRRELMHGIALNEIATFAEVDQALEAVGFEVIEGMDRAMQEDPYTPWYQPMEGNTGTFRNLLRRTPAGRKAMIGMVKLTEGFGLFPKGSNTVIRLMDRTADAYVAGGKTGIFTPLYCFLARKPA, encoded by the coding sequence ATGCTGGCGAAATTGTCCACGTCGCTGAAGAGCGCCTACCGCGGCTGGTCCGTTGCCAATCGCGTCGAATCGTTTGAAGGCTGGCTCGACCGGCGGGAAGAAGGGGGCTCCAACGACCGCAAATATGACCACGCCGAGACGGTCAACGACTACTACTCGCTGTGCAGCGAGTTCATGCAGTTCGGGTGGAACGAATCGCTGCACTTCGCCCCCTTGAGGCCGGGCGAAAGCCTTGACGACTCGATCCTTCGGCATCAGCGGCTGATGATCGGCAAGCTCCGGCTGACGGAGGGAATGACGGTCATCGACGTGGGCTGCGGGGTCGGGGGGCCAATGCGCCGGGTCGCGCGCGAGTCCGGCGCCCGCGTGGTCTGCCTCAACAACAACGAGCAGCAACTGGAAAAGGCGAAGCGAAGGAACGTTGAGGCAGGTCTTGATCACATGGCCGACTACGCCCACTGCAGCTTCATGGACATGAGCAGGTTCGAGCCCGACTCATTCGACGCGGGCTACGCGATCGAGTCCACCTGCCACGCGCCGGACAAGAAGGGCGCTTTTGCCGAGATCTTCCGCGTGTTGAAGCCCGGGGCGTTTTTCTGGGGGCAGGAAATGTGCATGACGAAAGAGTTCGACTCGAACAGCTCCCGCCACCGGGCCATCAGGCGCGAACTGATGCACGGGATCGCATTGAATGAGATCGCAACCTTCGCGGAGGTCGATCAGGCACTGGAGGCGGTCGGGTTCGAAGTGATCGAGGGGATGGACAGGGCGATGCAGGAAGATCCATACACCCCCTGGTATCAGCCGATGGAGGGAAACACCGGCACATTCCGGAATCTCCTGCGCAGGACGCCTGCGGGTCGAAAGGCAATGATCGGCATGGTGAAGCTCACGGAGGGTTTCGGACTCTTCCCGAAGGGTTCCAACACCGTGATCCGGCTCATGGACCGGACCGCGGACGCTTATGTTGCAGGCGGCAAGACCGGGATATTCACGCCGCTTTACTGTTTTCTGGCGCGCAAACCGGCGTGA